A region of Beijerinckia sp. 28-YEA-48 DNA encodes the following proteins:
- a CDS encoding xanthine dehydrogenase family protein molybdopterin-binding subunit gives MSATTGATGIGASVRRKEDLRFITGRGQYTDDVNRQGQSYAFFVRSPHAHANIRKVDSKAAAKMPGVLAILTGDDIAADKVGGLICGWMIHSKDGSPMKAGLHPALAQGKVRYVGDHVAVVIAETLAEARDAAEKVEVDYDVLPAVVDMGAATKKGAPVIHDVAANNTVYNWHLGDKAATDAAFAKAKHVTKLDIVNNRLVPNPMETRAAVGDYEPGTESFTLYTTSQNPHVARLVISAFIGVAPENKLRVIAPDVGGGFGSKIFIYAEEVVCVWAAKKVGRPVKWTCDRTEAFLCDAHGRDHVTHAELAIDENGRITGLRVHTLANLGAYLSTFSSSVPTYLYAPLLSGQYDIPAIYAEVDGIYTNTAPVDAYRGAGRPEATFVVERLVEVAARETGIDPAKFRQKNFITKFPHQTPVIMAYDAGNYDASLQKALEMSDYKNIGKRKAESERQGKLRGIGISAYIEACGIAPSAAVGSLGAGVGLWESAEVRVNPIGTVEVLTGSHSHGQGHETTFAQLVSDRLGIPIDAVSIVHGDTDKVQMGMGTYGSRSGAVGMSAIVKALEKIEAKAKKVAGFCMEASDKDIEFKDGKFTVRGTDKSMDFGAVALQAYIAHKFNGQDLEPGLKEGAFWDPTNFTFPAGVHICEVEIDPETGVTHIERWSAVDDFGNVINPMIVEGQVHGGIAQGIGQAMCEGAIYDAKGQLVTASFMDYCMPRADDLPSYQVGMTQTPCPSNPLGIKGCGEAGAIAAPPALINAITDALGTENVAMPATPQVVWRLAQKSITRKAAQ, from the coding sequence ATGAGTGCAACGACAGGTGCAACGGGTATCGGAGCCTCCGTCCGCCGCAAGGAGGACCTGCGTTTCATCACCGGTCGCGGTCAGTATACCGACGACGTCAACCGGCAGGGGCAGAGCTACGCCTTTTTCGTGCGCTCGCCGCACGCGCATGCGAACATCCGCAAGGTCGACAGCAAGGCGGCGGCGAAAATGCCGGGCGTCCTCGCCATTCTGACCGGCGACGACATCGCCGCCGACAAGGTCGGCGGTCTGATCTGCGGTTGGATGATCCATTCCAAGGATGGTTCGCCGATGAAAGCCGGCCTCCATCCGGCCTTGGCCCAGGGCAAGGTGCGCTATGTCGGCGACCATGTTGCCGTGGTCATCGCCGAGACCCTGGCGGAAGCCCGGGATGCCGCCGAAAAGGTCGAGGTCGATTACGACGTGCTGCCGGCGGTCGTCGATATGGGCGCGGCCACCAAGAAAGGCGCGCCTGTCATCCACGACGTCGCCGCCAACAACACGGTCTACAATTGGCATCTCGGCGACAAGGCGGCGACGGATGCTGCCTTCGCCAAGGCCAAACACGTCACCAAGCTCGATATCGTCAACAACCGGCTCGTGCCCAATCCAATGGAAACGCGCGCCGCCGTGGGCGATTATGAACCGGGCACGGAATCCTTCACGCTCTACACGACGAGCCAGAATCCGCATGTGGCGCGGCTCGTTATCTCGGCCTTCATCGGCGTCGCGCCGGAAAACAAGCTGCGGGTCATCGCGCCGGACGTGGGCGGCGGTTTCGGCTCGAAGATTTTCATCTATGCGGAAGAGGTGGTCTGCGTCTGGGCGGCCAAGAAAGTCGGCCGGCCGGTGAAATGGACCTGCGATCGCACCGAGGCCTTCCTCTGCGATGCCCATGGCCGCGATCACGTCACCCATGCGGAACTCGCGATCGACGAGAATGGCCGCATCACTGGCCTGCGCGTCCACACGCTGGCCAATCTCGGCGCTTATCTCTCGACCTTCTCCTCGTCGGTGCCGACCTATCTCTACGCGCCGCTGCTGTCGGGCCAATACGATATTCCGGCGATCTATGCTGAGGTCGACGGCATCTACACCAATACGGCGCCGGTCGATGCCTATCGTGGCGCCGGCCGCCCGGAAGCGACCTTCGTGGTCGAGCGGCTGGTCGAAGTCGCGGCGCGGGAAACCGGCATCGATCCGGCGAAATTCCGCCAGAAGAATTTCATCACCAAATTTCCGCATCAGACGCCGGTGATCATGGCTTATGACGCGGGCAACTACGACGCTTCGTTGCAGAAGGCGTTGGAGATGTCCGACTATAAGAACATCGGCAAGCGCAAGGCAGAGTCCGAACGCCAAGGCAAGCTGCGCGGCATCGGCATTTCCGCTTATATCGAGGCTTGCGGCATCGCGCCGTCAGCCGCTGTCGGATCGCTCGGCGCTGGTGTGGGCCTCTGGGAATCAGCCGAGGTGCGCGTCAATCCAATCGGCACCGTTGAAGTCCTCACCGGTTCCCATTCCCATGGCCAGGGCCACGAGACCACTTTCGCGCAACTGGTCTCGGATCGGCTCGGCATTCCGATCGATGCGGTGTCGATCGTCCATGGCGATACCGACAAGGTGCAGATGGGCATGGGCACCTATGGCTCGCGCTCCGGCGCCGTCGGCATGAGCGCCATCGTCAAAGCGCTCGAAAAGATCGAAGCGAAGGCCAAGAAAGTCGCTGGCTTCTGCATGGAAGCTTCCGACAAGGACATCGAGTTCAAGGACGGCAAGTTCACCGTGCGCGGCACCGATAAGTCGATGGATTTCGGCGCCGTCGCCCTGCAAGCCTATATCGCGCATAAATTCAACGGCCAGGATTTGGAGCCGGGCCTGAAGGAAGGCGCCTTCTGGGATCCGACCAACTTTACCTTCCCGGCCGGCGTACATATCTGCGAGGTCGAGATCGATCCGGAGACCGGCGTGACCCATATCGAGCGCTGGAGCGCGGTCGATGACTTCGGCAATGTCATCAATCCGATGATCGTCGAGGGGCAGGTGCATGGCGGCATCGCCCAGGGCATCGGCCAGGCGATGTGCGAGGGCGCGATCTATGATGCCAAGGGGCAGCTCGTCACCGCGAGCTTCATGGATTATTGCATGCCGCGCGCCGACGATCTGCCATCCTATCAGGTTGGCATGACGCAGACGCCGTGCCCGTCCAATCCGCTGGGCATCAAGGGCTGTGGCGAGGCGGGCGCGATTGCCGCACCGCCGGCGCTCATCAACGCCATCACCGATGCGCTCGGTACTGAAAACGTAGCCATGCCGGCGACCCCGCAGGTGGTCTGGCGGCTGGCGCAGAAATCGATTACCCGAAAGGCAGCACAATAG
- a CDS encoding xanthine dehydrogenase family protein subunit M, translated as MYAFNYSRAETGRKAVNLVAKADDAKFLAGGQTLLPTMKQRLASPAALIDLSGAPDLKGIEMKGRNLVIGAMTRHVDVATSELVKEKIPALADLAGMIGDPAVRNRGTMGGSVANNDPAADYPSACLALGATIITNKRKIPADEFFTGLFETALEEGELLTKISFPIPNKAAYEKFRNPASRYAIVGVFVAKKGKDVRVAVTGAGSNGVFRPSNFEAALTAKFHVKSLEGVNATAEGLNSDIHADATYRAHLIGVMARRAVTKANAK; from the coding sequence ATGTACGCATTCAACTACAGCCGGGCTGAAACCGGTCGCAAGGCGGTCAATCTCGTCGCCAAAGCCGATGACGCCAAATTCCTCGCCGGCGGTCAGACCTTGCTGCCGACCATGAAGCAGCGCCTGGCCTCGCCGGCCGCGCTGATCGACCTGTCGGGCGCCCCCGATCTGAAGGGCATCGAGATGAAGGGCCGCAATCTGGTCATCGGCGCGATGACGCGCCACGTCGATGTGGCGACCTCGGAACTGGTCAAGGAAAAGATCCCGGCATTGGCTGATCTCGCCGGCATGATCGGCGATCCGGCGGTGCGCAATCGCGGCACCATGGGCGGCTCGGTCGCCAACAACGATCCGGCGGCGGATTATCCTTCGGCCTGCTTGGCGCTGGGCGCGACGATCATCACCAACAAGCGCAAAATTCCGGCGGATGAATTCTTCACCGGTCTGTTCGAGACGGCGCTGGAAGAGGGCGAGCTGCTCACCAAGATCTCGTTCCCGATCCCCAACAAGGCGGCTTATGAGAAGTTCCGCAATCCGGCTTCGCGCTACGCCATCGTCGGCGTCTTCGTCGCCAAGAAGGGCAAGGACGTTCGCGTGGCGGTGACGGGCGCGGGCTCGAACGGCGTGTTCCGCCCGTCCAATTTCGAGGCAGCGCTGACGGCTAAGTTCCATGTGAAGTCGCTGGAAGGCGTGAACGCCACGGCCGAGGGCCTCAATTCCGACATTCATGCGGATGCGACCTATCGCGCCCATCTGATTGGCGTCATGGCGCGGCGCGCCGTCACCAAGGCGAATGCGAAATAA
- a CDS encoding MoxR family ATPase, which yields MAKSAKTPTRDPRQLPTSIDDTLALLTEADYVADRSLATVLFLSLKMGRPLFLEGEAGVGKTEIAKVLASSLGRRLIRLQCYEGLDISSAVYEWNYAAQMMAIRLAEAAGETDRTRLESDVFSERYLVKRPLLQALEPTPEGPPVLLIDELDRTDEAFEAFLLEVLSDFQITIPELGTVKAEAPPIVIITSNRTREIHDALKRRCLYHWVGYPDAERELKIVRSKVPHAPAKLTKEIVGFVQHLRKQDLFKQPGVAETLDWASALSELDTMALDPKVVTDTLGVLLKYQDDIEKMGSQTEQLLSDMRTEMRV from the coding sequence ATGGCCAAATCAGCGAAAACTCCCACGCGCGACCCGCGCCAGCTTCCCACCTCCATCGACGACACGCTCGCGCTCCTCACCGAGGCTGATTATGTGGCCGACCGGTCGCTGGCGACGGTGCTGTTTCTGTCGTTGAAAATGGGGCGGCCGCTGTTTCTGGAAGGCGAGGCCGGCGTCGGCAAGACCGAGATCGCCAAAGTGCTGGCGTCATCGCTCGGCCGGCGGTTGATCCGCTTGCAGTGCTATGAAGGGCTCGACATTTCCTCGGCGGTCTATGAGTGGAATTACGCGGCGCAGATGATGGCGATCCGCTTGGCGGAGGCCGCTGGGGAGACCGACCGGACGCGGCTCGAGAGCGATGTGTTTTCCGAGCGCTATCTGGTCAAGCGGCCGCTGTTGCAGGCGCTGGAACCCACGCCAGAGGGGCCGCCGGTGTTGCTCATCGACGAACTCGACCGCACCGATGAAGCCTTCGAGGCTTTCCTTCTGGAAGTGCTGTCGGACTTTCAGATCACCATTCCCGAGCTCGGCACGGTGAAGGCGGAAGCGCCGCCGATCGTCATCATCACCTCCAACCGCACGCGCGAAATCCATGACGCGCTGAAGCGGCGCTGCCTGTATCACTGGGTCGGTTATCCCGATGCGGAGCGCGAGCTGAAAATCGTGCGCTCGAAAGTGCCGCATGCGCCAGCGAAACTGACCAAGGAAATCGTCGGCTTCGTGCAGCATCTGCGCAAGCAAGACCTGTTCAAACAGCCGGGCGTCGCCGAGACCCTCGACTGGGCGAGCGCTTTGTCGGAACTCGACACGATGGCGCTCGACCCGAAGGTGGTGACCGATACCCTGGGCGTGCTGCTGAAATACCAGGACGATATCGAGAAAATGGGCAGCCAAACCGAGCAGCTTCTGTCCGATATGCGCACGGAAATGCGTGTTTAG
- a CDS encoding molybdopterin-binding protein, producing the protein MPVAPKTITAAILVIGDEILSGRTKDANIGYIADYMTLIGVDLKEVRVVPDEEDEIVAAVNALRKRYTYLFTTGGIGPTHDDITADSVAKAFGVPIDVDPRAVDLLLTRLKREDLNEARLRMCRVPQGAELIVNAVSAAPGFRVDNVFVMAGVPRIMQAMLDVVGPTLQTGAKMLSETLEAGLPEGAYGAALGEIQKLFPQTSIGSYPHFNTSGGGFSNQIVVRSKDPAILAEAVAAVRVMIEQLIAARGV; encoded by the coding sequence ATGCCCGTAGCGCCAAAAACCATCACCGCCGCCATTCTCGTCATCGGCGACGAAATCCTGTCCGGTCGGACCAAGGATGCCAATATCGGCTATATCGCCGATTACATGACCCTCATCGGTGTCGACCTGAAGGAAGTTCGGGTCGTGCCGGACGAAGAGGATGAGATCGTCGCCGCGGTCAACGCCCTGCGCAAGCGGTATACCTATCTCTTCACCACCGGCGGGATCGGCCCGACCCATGATGACATCACGGCCGACAGTGTCGCCAAGGCCTTCGGTGTGCCGATTGATGTCGATCCGCGCGCCGTCGACTTGCTGCTGACGCGGCTGAAGCGCGAAGATCTCAACGAGGCGCGTCTGCGCATGTGCCGTGTTCCTCAAGGGGCCGAATTGATCGTCAATGCGGTCTCCGCCGCGCCTGGCTTCCGCGTCGACAATGTATTTGTGATGGCGGGCGTGCCGCGCATCATGCAGGCGATGCTCGATGTCGTCGGGCCGACCTTGCAGACCGGTGCGAAAATGCTGTCGGAGACGCTGGAAGCTGGCCTGCCCGAAGGCGCTTATGGCGCGGCGTTGGGCGAGATCCAGAAGCTGTTTCCGCAGACCTCCATCGGCTCCTATCCGCATTTCAATACGTCGGGTGGCGGCTTCAGCAACCAGATTGTCGTGCGCAGCAAGGATCCGGCGATTTTGGCCGAAGCGGTTGCCGCCGTGCGGGTGATGATTGAACAATTGATCGCCGCGCGCGGCGTTTAG
- the gpt gene encoding xanthine phosphoribosyltransferase, with translation MSEQRAFPVSWDQFHRDARALAWRLNDAGPFDAIVCVTRGGLVPAAIVARELNIRLIETVCIASYSQENKQGSLQVIKSIAKDVVGDGEGKGVLVVDDLVDTGATAKLVRDMLPKAHFATVYAKPLGRPVIDTFITEVSQDTWIFFPWDTGLAFQPPINKVGA, from the coding sequence ATGAGCGAACAAAGAGCCTTTCCTGTTTCCTGGGATCAATTTCATCGCGACGCGCGGGCCCTCGCGTGGCGGCTGAACGATGCTGGCCCCTTCGACGCGATCGTCTGCGTCACCCGTGGTGGGTTGGTGCCAGCAGCCATCGTGGCGCGCGAATTGAACATCCGCTTGATCGAGACGGTTTGCATCGCGAGCTATTCGCAAGAGAACAAGCAGGGCTCGCTGCAGGTGATCAAGTCGATCGCCAAGGACGTTGTCGGTGATGGCGAAGGCAAAGGCGTGCTGGTGGTCGACGATCTGGTCGACACCGGCGCCACCGCCAAACTGGTGCGCGACATGCTGCCGAAGGCGCATTTTGCCACCGTCTATGCCAAGCCGTTGGGCCGGCCGGTGATCGATACCTTCATCACCGAAGTATCGCAGGACACCTGGATCTTCTTCCCCTGGGACACGGGCCTGGCCTTCCAGCCGCCGATCAACAAGGTCGGAGCTTAG
- a CDS encoding tripartite tricarboxylate transporter substrate-binding protein, whose translation MPIKPFLAFLCLAVAAFQPASAQTWPTRPITMIVPFGAGGSADVVGRLIGQKLSEKLGQTILIENVSGAGGLIGTQRAARAEPDGYTILIGVESTMAIAKLIQPNVVQYDGLNDFQPIALIGTSPIAVLARKDFPASTTDELLKLLRANPSKYSFATSGVGSSLHLAGELISLEGKAPMTHLPYRVGSQVITDLAAGHIDLAVLTLVTALPPLRSGQIKAFGIASKDVSPLAPELKPMADDPDLKKVDVSTWFGLFAPARTDPAIVERLNRETNSLLADPAMRARLADLSVQAVSGDTPAAFKSFLASEIEKYGAIVKAANIKLE comes from the coding sequence GTGCCGATCAAGCCTTTTCTCGCCTTCCTGTGCCTCGCCGTAGCCGCCTTCCAGCCCGCCTCGGCCCAAACCTGGCCGACCCGGCCGATCACCATGATCGTGCCCTTTGGCGCCGGCGGCAGCGCTGATGTCGTCGGCCGCCTCATTGGCCAAAAGCTCAGCGAAAAGCTCGGCCAGACCATCTTGATCGAGAATGTCTCAGGCGCCGGCGGCCTCATCGGCACCCAGCGCGCGGCGCGTGCCGAGCCGGACGGCTATACGATCCTCATCGGCGTCGAGAGCACGATGGCGATCGCCAAACTGATCCAGCCAAACGTCGTACAATATGACGGATTGAACGATTTCCAGCCGATCGCTCTCATCGGCACCTCACCCATCGCCGTCCTGGCGCGCAAGGATTTTCCCGCTTCCACCACCGACGAGCTCCTGAAACTGCTGCGGGCCAATCCGAGCAAATACAGTTTTGCCACCTCGGGCGTCGGTTCCTCGCTGCATCTGGCCGGCGAGTTGATCAGCCTTGAAGGCAAGGCGCCGATGACGCACCTGCCCTATCGGGTCGGAAGCCAGGTCATCACCGATCTGGCCGCCGGCCATATCGATCTCGCCGTCCTGACATTGGTCACGGCGCTGCCGCCCCTGCGCTCGGGCCAGATCAAGGCGTTCGGCATCGCCAGCAAGGACGTGTCGCCGCTGGCGCCGGAGCTGAAGCCCATGGCCGATGATCCCGACTTGAAGAAGGTCGATGTTTCAACCTGGTTCGGCCTGTTCGCGCCAGCGCGAACCGATCCCGCCATCGTCGAGCGCCTCAACCGCGAAACCAACAGCCTGCTGGCCGATCCAGCGATGCGCGCACGCCTCGCCGACCTCAGCGTTCAAGCGGTGAGTGGCGATACACCGGCTGCGTTCAAAAGTTTTCTGGCCAGCGAGATCGAGAAATACGGGGCGATCGTCAAAGCCGCCAATATCAAGCTTGAATGA
- a CDS encoding arylsulfatase, with protein MKRPLSHPFRARWLGVSTTLLMLGSPVAAQDSLPFPPKPSGSKAGPTIAESTYSPLPVKSHLPANAPNIVIIMLDDVGPALPSTFGGVIDTRTLSRVAGDGVTYNRFHNAAMCSPTRAALLTGRNHHRVGYGQIAELANDWDGYSGRIPRTSATAAKVLGYYGYATSAFGKWHNTPANETTAVGPYTNWPAGQGIGFDYFYGFLAGESSQWEPAVVENTVRVNPSEGKKEYHFTEDMTDKAVSWMKQVHALTPDRPFFMYWAPGASHGPHHIFKEWADKYKGKFDEGWDVMRERVFARQKELGWIPKDTELTPRPKTLAAWADIPEDEKPFQRRLMEVFAGYTEHADAQAGRLIDALDELGIRDNTLVFYIWGDNGSSAEGQNGTISELLAQNGIPSEIKDHIRTLNELGGLDVLGSPKVDNMYHAGWAWAGSTPYRSTKLIAAHFGGTRTPLAVSWPSKIKADKTPRPQFHHVNDIVPTIYDILHITPPKLVDGVSQDQLDGTSMTYSFASPTAPEHKKEQYFEVMGSRAYYKDGWIASAFGPRAPWQAGVDPSIMKWTPKNDVWELYDLKKDFSQARDIAAANPGRLDELKNAFDVSAKANKVDPVGGGLWSAIFHPEDAPSNPAKTFSYTQEVVGVPEFTAPRLGSRSSLVTIDADLQPDSKGVLYAIGAISGGVALWVENGKLNYEYNLFEIERTQLETSAPLPTGKVKIEVETRKASGVRPAPLDIVIRVNGQEVSKGRVPRSTALTFTANDAFDVGRDSYSPVSLAYFDRKPFTFNGTIRHLKVDYLD; from the coding sequence ATGAAACGACCTCTTAGTCACCCATTCCGAGCACGCTGGTTGGGCGTAAGCACGACGCTCCTGATGTTGGGATCACCCGTGGCAGCCCAGGACTCGCTGCCGTTTCCGCCCAAGCCCTCAGGGAGCAAGGCTGGACCGACGATCGCGGAATCGACCTACAGCCCCCTGCCGGTGAAGTCGCATCTGCCCGCCAATGCGCCCAACATCGTCATCATCATGCTCGATGACGTCGGACCGGCGTTGCCGAGCACGTTCGGCGGCGTGATCGATACGCGTACGTTGAGCCGCGTTGCCGGGGACGGTGTCACGTATAACCGCTTCCACAATGCCGCGATGTGCTCACCCACCCGCGCGGCGCTGCTGACCGGGCGCAATCATCATCGCGTCGGCTATGGCCAGATCGCCGAACTGGCGAACGACTGGGATGGCTACTCCGGCCGGATCCCGCGCACGTCGGCGACCGCAGCGAAGGTCCTTGGCTATTATGGCTACGCGACGAGCGCCTTCGGAAAATGGCACAACACGCCGGCCAACGAGACCACGGCCGTCGGCCCCTACACGAACTGGCCGGCGGGTCAGGGGATCGGCTTCGACTATTTCTACGGCTTCCTTGCGGGAGAATCCTCGCAATGGGAGCCTGCGGTCGTCGAAAACACAGTCCGGGTGAATCCGTCCGAAGGGAAGAAGGAATATCACTTCACCGAAGACATGACCGATAAGGCCGTCTCATGGATGAAGCAGGTCCACGCACTGACGCCGGACCGGCCCTTCTTCATGTATTGGGCCCCTGGCGCCTCCCATGGTCCGCATCACATCTTCAAGGAATGGGCGGACAAGTATAAGGGCAAGTTCGACGAAGGCTGGGACGTCATGCGCGAACGCGTCTTCGCCCGTCAGAAAGAACTCGGCTGGATCCCGAAAGACACCGAGCTGACGCCGCGACCGAAGACACTTGCCGCATGGGCCGATATCCCCGAGGACGAAAAACCGTTCCAGCGTCGGCTCATGGAAGTGTTCGCCGGATACACCGAACATGCTGATGCGCAGGCCGGCCGGTTGATCGATGCCCTGGACGAGCTCGGCATCCGCGACAACACGCTCGTTTTCTATATCTGGGGCGATAACGGCTCGAGTGCGGAAGGCCAGAACGGCACGATCAGCGAGCTCTTGGCGCAGAATGGCATTCCTTCCGAGATCAAAGATCACATTCGCACCCTGAACGAGCTCGGCGGTCTGGATGTGCTTGGATCGCCCAAGGTGGACAACATGTACCATGCCGGCTGGGCGTGGGCTGGCTCTACGCCATACCGGTCAACGAAGCTGATTGCCGCGCATTTTGGTGGCACGCGCACGCCGCTTGCGGTGTCCTGGCCCAGCAAGATCAAGGCGGACAAGACGCCGCGTCCGCAATTCCATCACGTCAACGATATCGTGCCGACGATCTACGACATTCTGCACATCACGCCGCCGAAGCTCGTCGACGGCGTCAGCCAGGATCAGCTCGACGGCACCAGCATGACCTATTCCTTCGCGTCCCCGACAGCACCGGAACACAAGAAGGAGCAGTATTTCGAGGTCATGGGCAGTCGCGCCTACTACAAGGACGGCTGGATCGCTTCGGCATTCGGGCCAAGAGCGCCCTGGCAAGCAGGCGTCGATCCTTCGATCATGAAATGGACGCCGAAGAACGATGTTTGGGAGCTCTATGATCTCAAGAAGGACTTCTCGCAGGCGAGAGACATCGCCGCGGCCAATCCCGGCAGGCTTGACGAGTTGAAGAACGCGTTCGACGTGAGTGCGAAAGCCAACAAAGTCGATCCGGTTGGCGGGGGCTTATGGTCCGCGATCTTCCATCCGGAAGACGCTCCGTCTAATCCCGCCAAGACGTTCTCCTACACGCAGGAGGTCGTTGGCGTCCCCGAGTTCACCGCACCGCGGCTCGGATCACGCAGCAGCCTTGTCACCATCGATGCGGATTTGCAGCCCGACTCGAAGGGCGTGCTCTACGCGATCGGCGCCATCTCAGGCGGTGTCGCTTTGTGGGTCGAGAACGGAAAGCTCAACTACGAGTACAATCTGTTCGAGATCGAACGGACGCAGCTGGAAACGTCCGCCCCACTCCCGACCGGGAAGGTCAAGATCGAGGTTGAAACACGCAAGGCTAGCGGCGTCCGTCCCGCGCCCCTCGACATCGTCATCCGCGTGAACGGCCAAGAGGTCAGCAAGGGGCGTGTCCCACGCTCAACGGCGCTGACCTTCACCGCCAACGACGCCTTTGACGTCGGCCGGGACAGCTACTCCCCCGTCTCACTTGCGTATTTCGACCGTAAGCCCTTCACCTTCAATGGCACGATCCGGCATCTCAAGGTCGACTATCTGGACTGA
- a CDS encoding formylglycine-generating enzyme family protein, translated as MIMNSETAQADLPSRHARDGMIFVGAGTFWMGSDHHYPEEKPAHRVRVDGFFMDQTPVTNAEFAEFVAATGYRTFAESAPDPRDYPGILQEMLYAGSLVFRKPVGRVDLSDWTQWWSFLKGANWRQPYGPHSSIEGLHDHPVVHISHHDALAYARWKGKDLPTEAEWEFAARGGLDQAEYAWGSELAPGGRHMANTWQGPFPTVNHKHDGYTRTSPVKAFPPNGYGLYDMIGNVWEWTSDWFAAKHEADATKACCIPKNPRGGLETASYDPCLPQIKIPRKVLKGGSHLCAPNYCRRYRPAARHAEAIDTSTSHVGFRCVIRNGEPNETTS; from the coding sequence ATGATCATGAACTCCGAAACGGCTCAGGCGGATTTACCCTCGCGGCATGCGCGCGACGGCATGATTTTCGTGGGCGCCGGCACTTTCTGGATGGGGTCGGACCACCACTATCCCGAAGAGAAGCCCGCTCACCGCGTGCGTGTCGACGGGTTCTTCATGGACCAAACGCCGGTGACGAATGCTGAATTTGCCGAGTTCGTGGCGGCGACCGGATATCGCACCTTTGCTGAATCCGCGCCCGATCCGCGTGACTATCCCGGCATCCTGCAGGAGATGCTGTATGCGGGGTCGCTGGTCTTTCGAAAGCCGGTTGGGCGGGTCGATCTCAGCGACTGGACGCAGTGGTGGTCGTTTCTCAAGGGCGCCAACTGGCGTCAGCCCTATGGTCCCCATAGCAGTATCGAGGGGCTTCACGATCACCCCGTCGTCCACATCTCCCATCACGACGCGCTGGCCTACGCACGCTGGAAGGGCAAGGACCTGCCCACCGAAGCCGAGTGGGAGTTCGCCGCCAGAGGTGGCCTCGACCAGGCCGAGTATGCCTGGGGATCGGAACTGGCTCCCGGCGGCCGGCACATGGCCAACACCTGGCAAGGGCCATTCCCGACGGTCAACCACAAGCATGATGGATACACCCGGACCTCCCCCGTGAAGGCTTTTCCGCCCAATGGCTACGGGCTCTACGACATGATCGGAAATGTCTGGGAATGGACATCTGATTGGTTCGCCGCAAAGCACGAAGCGGACGCGACGAAAGCCTGTTGCATCCCCAAAAACCCGCGCGGGGGGCTTGAGACCGCCAGCTACGACCCGTGCCTCCCCCAAATCAAAATTCCGCGGAAGGTCCTGAAGGGCGGATCGCATCTGTGCGCTCCGAACTACTGCCGCCGCTACCGACCTGCAGCGCGACATGCGGAAGCGATCGATACGTCGACGAGCCATGTCGGGTTCAGATGCGTTATTCGAAACGGAGAACCGAATGAAACGACCTCTTAG